A genomic region of Bactrocera dorsalis isolate Fly_Bdor chromosome 3, ASM2337382v1, whole genome shotgun sequence contains the following coding sequences:
- the LOC105228449 gene encoding trehalase isoform X1, which yields MFALKSVVSTRFMSLGALVILNLCVRVSFGHTIPSNAIQKRLYEAVGPETCQIYCHGPLLHTVQMAQLYQDSKTFVDMKLKNRPEKTMEEFNAFMLKYNDTPTEAEIRDFVDTHFEERGKEFETWVPNDWKENPEFLNAINDPDLKQWGSDLNGIWKELGRKMIEDVHKNPEYYSIIPVDNPVIVPGGRFIEFYYWDSYWIIRGLLYSEMYDTARGMIENFLSIVQRFGYIPNGGRVYYSGRSQPPFLTAMVKAYVDFKKDYSFALEALDTLEHEFEYWMNNHTVQAKGYDVAIYTDASTGPRPESYREDIKTSEDFRTDEDKEQIYTELKAGAESGMDFSSRWFVDENGTNDGGLKNLKTRSIVPVDLNALLYMNAKIIAEFHDKAGNTAKSAEYEAKAARILEAIQAVHWNEEAGVWLDYDMINQKPRNYFVPTNLSPLYTGAFNKSDSERISASVLKYIDDLKLDSYPGGVPNTLAHTGEQWDFPNVWPPMQYILIRGLENLGTPEAKKLSERWGHRWVKSNFEAYKQTQTMFEKYDALRFGGHGGGGEYDVQKGFGWSNGVIIEFLTKYGGDLSLSNSAVSTVSKNTVFSLTVALLISVFGTMLGRSLW from the exons ATGTTTGCGTTGAAGAGCGTTGTAAGCACGCGTTTTATGTCCCTTGGCGCGCTTGTTATTCTAAATCTATGCGTGCGCGTGAGCTTTGGGCATACGATCCCTAGCAATGCGATACAGAAACGACTCTACGAAGCCGTTGGGCCGGAAACTTG CCAAATCTATTGTCATGGGCCGCTGCTGCACACCGTACAAATGGCACAACTTTACCAGGACTCTAAAACGTTTGTCGACATGAAGCTGAAAAATCGACCGGAAAAAACTATGGAGGAGTTCAACGCGTTCATGCTTAAGTACAACGACACACCAACCGAGGCGGAGATACGGGATTTCGTTGAT ACACATTTCGAGGAGCGGGGTAAAGAATTTGAAACTTGGGTACCGAATGACTGGAAGGAAAATCCTGAATTCTTGAACGCCATCAACGATCCAGATCTCAAACAATGGGGCTCCGATTTGAATGGTATTTGGAAGGAGTTGGGCCGCAAAATGATCGAAGACGTGCACAAGAATCCAGAATACTATTCGATAATACCTGTTGATAATCCAGTTATAGTGCCAGGTGGTCGTTTCATTGAATTTTACTATTGGGATTCTTATTGGATTATACGCGGTCTATTGTATTCGGAGATGTACGATACGGCACGTGGCATGATCGAAAACTTTTTATCCATTGTACAGCGATTCGGCTACATACCGAACGGTGGTCGTGTTTACTACTCGGGACGTTCACAGCCACCATTCTTAACAGCTATGGTTAAGGCTTATGTTGACTTCAAGAAAGATTACAGTTTTGCTTTGGAAGCTTTGGATACTTTGGAACATGAATTTGAATATTGGATGAATAATCACACCGTGCAGGCGAAGGGTTATGATGTTGCCATCTATACAGATGCCTCCACTGGTCCACGACCGGAGTCCTACCGTGAAGATATTAAAACATCGGAAGATTTCCGCACCGACGAGGATAAGGAACAAATCTACACCGAATTGAAAGCCGGCGCTGAATCCGGCATGGACTTCAGTTCACGTTGGTTCGTCGATGAAAATGGCACAAATGATGGTGGTCTTAAGAATTTAAAGACACGCTCAATTGTGCCCGTCGATCTTAATGCGTTACTCTATATGAATGCGAAAATAATTGCGGAATTTCATGACAAAGCAGGAAACACAGCGAAATCCGCTGAATATGAAGCGAAGGCTGCAAGGATATTAGAG GCTATCCAAGCTGTACACTGGAATGAAGAAGCCGGTGTTTGGCTGGACTACGATATGATAAATCAGAAACCACGTAATTACTTTGTACCCACCAATTTGTCACCACTCTATACGGGCGCATTTAATAAATCCGACTCAGAGAGAATCTCGGCATCTGTGCTAAAATACATTGACGATTTAAAATTGGACAGCTACCCCGGTGGTGTGCCGAATACGCTCGCGCATACCGGTGAACAATGGGACTTCCCTAATGTTTGGCCACCAATGCAATATATACTCATTAGAGGTTTGGAGAACTTGGGCACGCCTGAGGCAAAGAAACTGTCAGAACGATGGGGACATCGCTGGGTGAAATCGAACTTCGAGGCATACAAACAGACACAGACGATGTTTGAAAAG TACGATGCGTTACGCTTTGGTGGCCATGGCGGTGGCGGAGAGTACGATGTGCAGAAAGGTTTTGGCTGGAGCAATGGCGTAATTATTGAGTTCCTCACAAAATATGGTGGCGACTTGTCCCTATCGAATAGTGCGGTATCAACAG TTTCGAAAAATACAGTTTTCAGTTTGACTGTTGCGCTGCTGATTTCGGTGTTTGGCACAATGCTGGGTAGATCGTTGTGGTGA
- the LOC105228449 gene encoding trehalase isoform X2: MKNEGTTEDAQFQIYCHGPLLHTVQMAQLYQDSKTFVDMKLKNRPEKTMEEFNAFMLKYNDTPTEAEIRDFVDTHFEERGKEFETWVPNDWKENPEFLNAINDPDLKQWGSDLNGIWKELGRKMIEDVHKNPEYYSIIPVDNPVIVPGGRFIEFYYWDSYWIIRGLLYSEMYDTARGMIENFLSIVQRFGYIPNGGRVYYSGRSQPPFLTAMVKAYVDFKKDYSFALEALDTLEHEFEYWMNNHTVQAKGYDVAIYTDASTGPRPESYREDIKTSEDFRTDEDKEQIYTELKAGAESGMDFSSRWFVDENGTNDGGLKNLKTRSIVPVDLNALLYMNAKIIAEFHDKAGNTAKSAEYEAKAARILEAIQAVHWNEEAGVWLDYDMINQKPRNYFVPTNLSPLYTGAFNKSDSERISASVLKYIDDLKLDSYPGGVPNTLAHTGEQWDFPNVWPPMQYILIRGLENLGTPEAKKLSERWGHRWVKSNFEAYKQTQTMFEKYDALRFGGHGGGGEYDVQKGFGWSNGVIIEFLTKYGGDLSLSNSAVSTVSKNTVFSLTVALLISVFGTMLGRSLW, from the exons CCAAATCTATTGTCATGGGCCGCTGCTGCACACCGTACAAATGGCACAACTTTACCAGGACTCTAAAACGTTTGTCGACATGAAGCTGAAAAATCGACCGGAAAAAACTATGGAGGAGTTCAACGCGTTCATGCTTAAGTACAACGACACACCAACCGAGGCGGAGATACGGGATTTCGTTGAT ACACATTTCGAGGAGCGGGGTAAAGAATTTGAAACTTGGGTACCGAATGACTGGAAGGAAAATCCTGAATTCTTGAACGCCATCAACGATCCAGATCTCAAACAATGGGGCTCCGATTTGAATGGTATTTGGAAGGAGTTGGGCCGCAAAATGATCGAAGACGTGCACAAGAATCCAGAATACTATTCGATAATACCTGTTGATAATCCAGTTATAGTGCCAGGTGGTCGTTTCATTGAATTTTACTATTGGGATTCTTATTGGATTATACGCGGTCTATTGTATTCGGAGATGTACGATACGGCACGTGGCATGATCGAAAACTTTTTATCCATTGTACAGCGATTCGGCTACATACCGAACGGTGGTCGTGTTTACTACTCGGGACGTTCACAGCCACCATTCTTAACAGCTATGGTTAAGGCTTATGTTGACTTCAAGAAAGATTACAGTTTTGCTTTGGAAGCTTTGGATACTTTGGAACATGAATTTGAATATTGGATGAATAATCACACCGTGCAGGCGAAGGGTTATGATGTTGCCATCTATACAGATGCCTCCACTGGTCCACGACCGGAGTCCTACCGTGAAGATATTAAAACATCGGAAGATTTCCGCACCGACGAGGATAAGGAACAAATCTACACCGAATTGAAAGCCGGCGCTGAATCCGGCATGGACTTCAGTTCACGTTGGTTCGTCGATGAAAATGGCACAAATGATGGTGGTCTTAAGAATTTAAAGACACGCTCAATTGTGCCCGTCGATCTTAATGCGTTACTCTATATGAATGCGAAAATAATTGCGGAATTTCATGACAAAGCAGGAAACACAGCGAAATCCGCTGAATATGAAGCGAAGGCTGCAAGGATATTAGAG GCTATCCAAGCTGTACACTGGAATGAAGAAGCCGGTGTTTGGCTGGACTACGATATGATAAATCAGAAACCACGTAATTACTTTGTACCCACCAATTTGTCACCACTCTATACGGGCGCATTTAATAAATCCGACTCAGAGAGAATCTCGGCATCTGTGCTAAAATACATTGACGATTTAAAATTGGACAGCTACCCCGGTGGTGTGCCGAATACGCTCGCGCATACCGGTGAACAATGGGACTTCCCTAATGTTTGGCCACCAATGCAATATATACTCATTAGAGGTTTGGAGAACTTGGGCACGCCTGAGGCAAAGAAACTGTCAGAACGATGGGGACATCGCTGGGTGAAATCGAACTTCGAGGCATACAAACAGACACAGACGATGTTTGAAAAG TACGATGCGTTACGCTTTGGTGGCCATGGCGGTGGCGGAGAGTACGATGTGCAGAAAGGTTTTGGCTGGAGCAATGGCGTAATTATTGAGTTCCTCACAAAATATGGTGGCGACTTGTCCCTATCGAATAGTGCGGTATCAACAG TTTCGAAAAATACAGTTTTCAGTTTGACTGTTGCGCTGCTGATTTCGGTGTTTGGCACAATGCTGGGTAGATCGTTGTGGTGA
- the LOC105228448 gene encoding protein LTV1 homolog, with product MGKSKKAFIDRKNAVTFHLVHRSQHDPLVADDTAPQRVLVEATPQNQTKTAAPENTTKRREEQQKFGIFFDDDYDYLQHLKKPEQEVVWEYVENPNHARKRIEEGAVTTAPKLELPSSVFASEFEEDEGMLNRAATVSGPRPDWDPDVVAALDEDFDFDNEDNLLDDDFVVKAMAEGEDDDEEGEYEDDDNEDESSSNMEEDDDQDFDSDDLKESDEEEDDQELMDRLGPLLRERRFNDEETKSRFTEYSMSSSVIRRNEQLSLLDDRFEHFYATYDDPELGDLACEEIEGDWDQKHRVLMQCYREHKRGKRVEPYKKEWDRERVEKYRNIVDGEEDPNEELVEVEMRDDKQKKWDCESVLSTYSNIYNHPKLIAEPTRRSRRSSKAESNDGPNKIEIDPKTGMPLNVLRNGDNNQLTEKALAKLENGAISSGGPKSLCNKSLISTLSVLSLRPKDETPEEKRERKRLLKEYRLERRIEKKANTEAFKEEKKRQTHVKINQKSNQQGSKIV from the exons ATG GGTAAGAGCAAGAAAGCTTTCATCGATCGCAAAAATGCTGTGACCTTTCATTTGGTGCACAGAAGTCAACATGACCCTCTGGTAGCCGATGATACTGCGCCTCAACGTGTGTTGGTGGAAGCGACTCCGCAGAACCAAACTAAAACCGCAGCCCCAGAAAATACTACTAAACGCCGTGAAGAACAACAGaagtttggtatattttttgatGATGATTATGATTATCTACAACATTTAAAAAAGCCGGAGCAGGAAGTGGTTTGGGAGTATGTTGAAAACCCAAATCATGCACGCAAACGAATTGAAGAGGGCGCAGTAACTACCGCTCCAAAATTGGAATTGCCAAGTTCAGTATTTGCTTCTGAATTTGAGGAGGATGAAGGTATGTTAAACAGAGCGGCCACCGTTTCTGGACCACGACCAGATTGGGACCCAGATGTAGTTGCTGCATTAGATgaagattttgattttgataatgAGGATAACTTGTTGGATGATGATTTTGTTGTGAAAGCGATGGCAGAAGGCGAAGATGATGATGAAGAAGGTGAATATGAGGATGATGATAATGAAGATGAATCATCTTCTAATATGGAGGAAgatgatgatcaagattttGATTCCGACGATTTGAAAGAAAGTGATGAAGAGGAGGATGATCAAGAATTAATGGATCGACTTGGACCATTATTGCGTGAACGTCGTTTTAACGATGAGGAAACTAAATCGCGATTCACAGAGTATTCTATGTCCTCAAGCGTTATTAGGCGCAACGAACAATTGTCATTATTAGATGATCGATTTGAGCATTTTTATGCTACATACGATGATCCAGAATTAGGAGATCTAGCCTGTGAAGAAATTGAAGGAGATTGGGATCAGAAGCATCGAGTTTTGATGCAATGCTACAGAGAACACAAACGCGGCAAAAGAGTGGAACCGTACAAAAAGGAATGGGATCGTGAACGGGTTGAAAAATATCGTAATATTGTTGATGGTGAAGAGGATCCAAATGAGGAATTGGTTGAAGTAGAAATGAGAGATGATAAACAGAAAAAATGGGATTGTGAATCTGTGCTCTCaacatattcaaatatttataatcacCCAAAACTCATTGCAGAGCCCACACGTAGAAGTCGTCGGAGTAGTAAAGCTGAATCAAATGATGGCCCAAATAAAATTGAGATTGATCCAAAAACGGGAATGCCGTTAAATGTTTTGAGAAATGGCGATAATAACCAACTTACTGAGAAAGCTTTAGCAAAACTTGAAAATGGAGCGATTTCGTCGGGCGGTCCAAAATCACTGTGCAACAAGTCTTTAATATCTACCTTAAGTGTATTATCCCTTCGGCCTAAAGATGAAACACCTGAAGAGAAGCGGGAACGCAAACGACTTTTAAAAGAATATAGGTTAGAACGGCGGATCGAAAAGAAGGCAAACACAGAGGCCtttaaagaagaaaagaaacgcCAAACTCACGttaaaatcaatcaaaaatcTAATCAGCAAGGCAGTAAAATTGTGtaa
- the LOC105228450 gene encoding rab GTPase-binding effector protein 1, whose protein sequence is MEGKETSAPDPMDLATAGNDENLQQLVDNLQEEKRKIQNEFNSQRAKMKELYLQKETELNKCHADRKKLQRELDEMKSQFVVADLKSENELRLKELKAQEEISSLQQLVQDTIEESTILKAELERMKEENNKLWQENREFRDHVQQQPVETTSLAPQQMLSHVKKTLRKLGGDSTGSVIANNFSQPESIDESSKSKSGKKDYAQEDAEVLRSIVVQLQEEMEALKEKLRETDDKLRNQESSALTNATAQENGTPKDDISINKSTSIDINTISCDACLQFEKQLQESLAKSAEDQNTINAMQKAIAASREDLQKEAALRKDLEDQWQERREAHKTEVQKLREQVKSNEEQLLELQQKFLDTKEEVMRQLQRVRDERERVNKQLETLQADNDFLSGRYLASSEEIESQEINLPNTVEELQELILQQQNDLIQARVSSEFERKKCVTSLDEIQILRDQLEKSNNERLAYKKKMQTDNKSWQDRLTEHLVTIQTYETAKSTLERKETELNRQISKFRVEIIELQDTIEKLTKMNADYKTKIKILQDDLATSEQVQKDFVKLSQNLQMSLEKLRKSDTEVRWQEDEDVDNCPTCSTYFTVTVRKIHCRHCGHIYCEKCLTKTVPSGPRKKIVRVCDICHTLLKPNTAPYFSQEPLSAN, encoded by the exons ATGGAAGGAAAGGAAACTAGTGCACCTGATCCCATGGATTTGGCGACAGCAGGAAATGACG AAAATTTGCAACAGCTTGTCGATAATCTACAAGAGGAGAAAAGgaaaatacaaaatgaatttAACTCACAAAGAGCAAAAATGAAAGAACTCTACTTACAGAAGGAGACGGAACTCAATAAATGCCATGCGGATCGTAAAAAATTGCAACGGGAACTGGACGAGATGAAGTCTCAATTCGTGGTCGCTGATTTAAAGTCGGAAAATGAGTTACGTTTAAAAGAGCTTAAGGCGCAGGAAGAAATTTCGTCATTGCAGCAACTGGTGCAAG ATACAATTGAAGAGTCAACAATTTTAAAGGCTGAGTTAGAGCGCAtgaaagaagaaaataacaagCTTTGGCAAGAAAATCGTGAGTTCCGCGATCATGTACAGCAACAACCTGTAGAAACTACTAGCTTGGCTCCTCAACAAATGCTGAGTCACGTAAAAAAGACTTTAAGAAAACTGGGCGGCGACTCGACGGGTAGTGTAATAGCAAACAATTTTAGTCAGCCAGAGAGTATTGATGAAAGTAGCAAGTCTAAAAGTGGTAAAAAAGACTAC GCGCAAGAAGATGCCGAAGTTTTACGTTCAATTGTGGTACAGTTGCAAGAGGAAATGGAAGCATTGAAGGAAAAACTACGTGAAACAGATGACAAATTAAGAAATCAAGAAAGCAGCGCATTAACTAATGCTACAGCGCAAGAAAATGGAACGCCAAAAGATGATATATCTATTAACAAATCCACTTCCATAGATATCAACACTATATCCTGTGATGCCTGCTTGCAATTCGAAAAGCAACTTCAAGAATCGCTGGCGAAAAGCGCCGAAGATCAAAACACAATCAATGCTATGCAAAAAGCAATTGCCGCCTCCCGTGAAGACTTACAAAAGGAAGCTGCTTTGCGTAAAGACCTGGAAGATCAATGGCAAGAGCGACGTGAAGCTCACAAAACAGAAGTACAAAAATTGCGCGAGCAAGTAAAATCAAACGAAGAGCAGTTGCTAGAATTGCAGCAAAAGTTTCTCGACACCAAGGAAGAAGTTATGCGACAACTGCAACGTGTCAGAGACGAACGCGAGCGCGTCAACAAACAACTGGAAACCTTGCAGGCAGATAACGATTTTCTTTCCGGTCGTTATTTAGCATCTTCTGAGGAAATCGAGAGCCAAGAGATTAATTTGCCCAACACAGTTGAGGAGTTACAAGAATTAATATTGCAACAGCAAAACGATCTTATACAAGCGCGAGTTAGTAGTGAATTTGAACGCAAAAAATGTGTAACCTCGCTGgatgaaatacaaattttgcgCGATCAattggaaaaaagtaataatgaGCGATTGGCATACAAGAAGAAGATGCAAACCGACAACAAATCGTGGCA gGATCGCTTAACCGAACATCTGGTAACAATTCAAACCTATGAAACGGCCAAGTCTACACTGGAACGTAAGGAAACGGAGCTGAACAGGCAAATATCAAAGTTTCGCGTTGAAATCATCGAATTGCAGGATACCATT GAAAAGCTAACTAAAATGAATGCAGATTATaagacaaaaatcaaaattctccAAGATGATTTGGCAACCAGCGAGCAAGTGCAGAAAGATTTTGTAAAGTTATCACAAAATTTGCAG ATGTCCTTGGAAAAGCTGCGCAAATCTGATACGGAAGTGCGCTGGCAAGAGGATGAAGACGTCGATAATTGTCCCACATGCAGCACCTATTTCACAGTAACTGTGCGTAAAATTCATTGTCGCCATTGTGGACACATCTACTGTGAAAAATGTCTGACGAAGACAGTGCCGTCGGGCCCGCGCAAAAAGATCGTACGTGTCTGTGATATTTGCCATACACTGTTAAAACCAAATACGGCGCCCTACTTTAGTCAAGAACCACTATCCGCTAATTGA